In Nicotiana tabacum cultivar K326 chromosome 17, ASM71507v2, whole genome shotgun sequence, one DNA window encodes the following:
- the LOC107789626 gene encoding agamous-like MADS-box protein FUL-L isoform X2 codes for MGRGRVQLKRIENKISRQVTFSKRRSGLLKKANEISVLCDADVALIVFSTKGKLFEYSSESSMENILERYESYSYAERKLNANDSDPMENWTLEYPKLMSRIELIQRNIRHYTGQDLDPLSLRELQSLEQQIDTALKRIRSRKNQLMHESISELQKKEKALQEQNNSMTKKLKDKEKMQSGQTQPNSGQNSATFMLPQQPPPQSHQLPNLTIGGPFEATRVRNTDGGQARYGSNSLVPPWMIRHVNTEG; via the exons ATGGGAAGAGGTAGGGTTCAGCTGAAGCGGATCGAGAACAAGATCAGCAGGCAAGTCACCTTCTCAAAGAGGCGTTCTGGATTGTTGAAGAAAGCAAATGAGATCTCCGTTTTGTGTGATGCTGatgttgccttgattgttttctCCACCAAAGGCAAGCTCTTTGAGTACTCATCTGAGTCCAG CATGGAAAATATTCTGGAAAGATATGAAAGCTACTCATATGCAGAGAGAAAGTTGAATGCAAATGACTCTGATCCCATG GAAAATTGGACTCTGGAGTACCCGAAGCTCATGTCAAGGATTGAACTTATACAAAGAAACATAAG GCATTATACGGGCCAGGATCTGGACCCTCTTAGTTTGAGAGAGCTACAGAGTTTAGAGCAACAGATTGATACAGCATTGAAGCGAATACGAAGCAGGAAG AACCAACTGATGCACGAGTCCATTTCTGAGCTGCAGAAAAAG GAGAAAGCACTGCAAGAACAAAACAATTCGATGACTAAGAAG CTGAAAGACAAAGAGAAGATGCAAAGTGGGCAAACACAACCCAATTCAGGCCAAAACTCAGCAACCTTTATGCTACCTCAGCAGCCTCCACCACAATCTCACCAACTTCCTAACCTAACAATTgg TGGACCATTTGAAGCAACAAGGGTAAGGAACACAGATGGAGGTCAAGCTCGCTATGGTTCTAATTCCCTGGTGCCGCCATGGATGATCCGCCATGTCAACACAGAAGGGTGA
- the LOC107789626 gene encoding agamous-like MADS-box protein FUL-L isoform X1 encodes MGRGRVQLKRIENKISRQVTFSKRRSGLLKKANEISVLCDADVALIVFSTKGKLFEYSSESSMENILERYESYSYAERKLNANDSDPMENWTLEYPKLMSRIELIQRNIRHYTGQDLDPLSLRELQSLEQQIDTALKRIRSRKNQLMHESISELQKKEKALQEQNNSMTKKVHHLKDKEKMQSGQTQPNSGQNSATFMLPQQPPPQSHQLPNLTIGGPFEATRVRNTDGGQARYGSNSLVPPWMIRHVNTEG; translated from the exons ATGGGAAGAGGTAGGGTTCAGCTGAAGCGGATCGAGAACAAGATCAGCAGGCAAGTCACCTTCTCAAAGAGGCGTTCTGGATTGTTGAAGAAAGCAAATGAGATCTCCGTTTTGTGTGATGCTGatgttgccttgattgttttctCCACCAAAGGCAAGCTCTTTGAGTACTCATCTGAGTCCAG CATGGAAAATATTCTGGAAAGATATGAAAGCTACTCATATGCAGAGAGAAAGTTGAATGCAAATGACTCTGATCCCATG GAAAATTGGACTCTGGAGTACCCGAAGCTCATGTCAAGGATTGAACTTATACAAAGAAACATAAG GCATTATACGGGCCAGGATCTGGACCCTCTTAGTTTGAGAGAGCTACAGAGTTTAGAGCAACAGATTGATACAGCATTGAAGCGAATACGAAGCAGGAAG AACCAACTGATGCACGAGTCCATTTCTGAGCTGCAGAAAAAG GAGAAAGCACTGCAAGAACAAAACAATTCGATGACTAAGAAGGTACACCAC CTGAAAGACAAAGAGAAGATGCAAAGTGGGCAAACACAACCCAATTCAGGCCAAAACTCAGCAACCTTTATGCTACCTCAGCAGCCTCCACCACAATCTCACCAACTTCCTAACCTAACAATTgg TGGACCATTTGAAGCAACAAGGGTAAGGAACACAGATGGAGGTCAAGCTCGCTATGGTTCTAATTCCCTGGTGCCGCCATGGATGATCCGCCATGTCAACACAGAAGGGTGA